The genomic stretch CCATCCGCTGAACAACCTGCGCGTGTTGCAGCACTTCGACCGCAACTGGCACGTGCCGCAGCCCGAGCGCGATGCGTGGGTACAGCACTGGGTGCAGGAGGGCTTCGCCGCGCTGGAGGCGATGCTGGCCGACCATCCGTCGACAGGAACCTTCTGCGAGGGGAATTCGCCGACGCTGGCCGATTGCTGCCTGGTGCCGCAGGTCTACAACGCGCGACGCTTCGCGGTGGACCTGTCGGCGTACCCGACGATCATGCGCATCGAAAAAGCGTGTTTGGCGTTGCCGGCGTTCGATGCCGCGCGGCCGGAGAAGCAGCCGGATGCGCCGGTGACATAACCGCTTCGGCGTCTGCAGGCAATTGCTGCTTTGGTAGCCCGGGTAAGCGAAGCGCACCCGGGTGGCCGCCGTGATGGTGCATTCCCGGGTGCGCTTCGCTTACCCGGGCTACAACCGCCGAAGCGTTGCTCCGCAACGGCGATTCTGGCGACCTTACTGCGTCGCCGTGTCGTAGATGTCCGCGTACGGATCGTGCTCGCCGGTGGAGCCTTCCGACAGGCGGAACTTGAGCGCCAGGCCTTCGCGGGAGTCGGCGGCCTTGAGCGCCTCTTCCATGTCGATGCGGCCTTCCTTGTGCAGGCGGAACAGGCACTGGTCGAACGACTCCATGCCTTCCTCCAGCGACTCCTCCATCGCCTGCTTGATCTCGTGCACCTGGCCGCGACGCATGAGGTCGCGGATGTGCGGCGTGTTGATCAGCACTTCCGCCGCCGGCACGCGACGGCCATCGGTGCCGACGACCAGTCGCTGGCTGACCACCGCGCGCAGGTTCAGCGCGAGGTTCATCAGCACGTTCTTGTGCGCGGCTTCCGGGAAGAAGTTGAGGATGCGTTCCAGCGTCTGGTCGGCGTTGTTGGAGTGCAGCGTCGCCAGGCACAGGTGGCCGGTTTCGGCGAACGCGATCGCGGCTTCCATCGTCGTGGCGTCGAGGATTTCGCCGATGAGGATGACGTCCGGTGCCTCGCGCATCGCGTTCTTCAGCGCGTTGTGGAAGGCGTGCGTGTCCAGGCCGACTTCGCGCTGGTTCACGATCGACTTCTTGTGCTTGTGCAGATATTCGATCGGATCCTCGATGGTGAGGATGTGACCGGAAATATTGCTGTTGCGGTAGTCGATCATCGACGCGAGCGTGGTCGACTTGCCCGAGCCGGTGGAGCCGACGATCAGCACCAGGCCGCGCGGGGCCATGATGATGTCCTTGAGCACCTGCGGCAGCTGCAGTTCCTCGATCGACGGGATCACGCTGCGGATGGCACGGATCACCATGCCGACTTCGCCGCGCTGCTTGAACACGTTGATGCGGAACCGGCCGGCTTCGGGCAGCGCGAGCGCCATGTTCAGTTCGAGGTCACGCTCGAAAAGCGGAACCTGTCCCTCGTCCATCAGGGAGTAGGCGATCTTCTTGACCATGCCCGGAGGCAGGCCCGTATTGCCGAGGGGGTACAGCTTGCCTTCGACCTTGATATAAACCGGTGCGCCCGTCGTCAGGAACATGTCCGACGCGTTCTTTTCCGTCATCAGCTTCAGGAAATAGCCGATGTCCATGCAAGCAACCCCTATTCTTGCGCCGTCACGCCCGGAACCCTTCCCGTTGCAAGCGTGGCTGCGGCTTTACGACAATGGCCGGGTACCTATCTCAGGCACGGCCTCCCCAATGCGTCCAAGCTTCGCACAAATCCGATTTCCGCTGCTGGCTGCAGTTCTCGCTTCCGCACTCTGCTCGTGCGCGTCGCTACCCCCGCCGACCGGCGAGCTGGCATCGGCCCGCCAGGCCGTGACCCGCGCCGAAGACGCCGACGCCGACCAGTACGCGCCGCAGGAACTGGGCACGGCTCGCACCGAGCTGTCGCAGGCCCAGGCCGCGATGAGCGCCGGCGACCAGGACGAGGCGCGTCGCCTCTCGCTCGCCGCCGCCGCCGATGCCGACCTCGCCTACGCCAGGAGCCGCGAGGCGCTGGCCACGGCCGAACTCAACCAGCGCCGCGCGGAAGTCGACGAGCTGCGCCGCCGTCTCCAGGAGGCCCAGCCGTGAACCTTCGCCCGATGCTCCTGGCGGCCGCGCTGGTCGCCTGCGTTGCCGCCGCGCCCGCCAGCGCCGCCGACAACCCCGATGCCGCCCGGCTCTCGCAGCGCCTGACCGCGCTGGATGCCGATTCCACCCTCAACACCTTCGCTGCGTATGAGCGCCTTCAGGCACGGCAGGCCGTCAGCACCCTCGACCAGGCCGCCAAGCGCGATCGCCCCGGCGCGCTGTACGTCGCCGAGCGTCGCGTCGCAGTGGCCGAGTCGGCGGCCCGCACCCAAGCTATGCAGCGCCAGGTTGACCAGCTCGATCGCGAACGTGCCGAGCTGCTGGTCGAAGCCAGCCAGCGCGATGCCGCCCGCGCGCGCGCCGAAAACGAACGCCTGCGCCTGCAGGCCCAGATGCAGGCCGAGGAAGCCGAGCGCCTGCGCCAGCAGAGCGAGGCCGACGCCGCCGCGATGCAGGACGTCGAAAGCGCGCTGAAGGGCGTCGCCGGCGCGCAGACCGCGCGCCTCAATGCCGCCCGCGACCGCCAGGCCAAGCTGGCCCGCGAGGAAGCCGAGCTGGTGACGGGCGGCAAGCTGCCCTCGTCCAAGCGCGACAGCCGCGGTGAGGTTTTCGCGCTCGACAAGGGCAGCTTCGGCTCCGGCAAGGCCAGCCTCGGCAGCGGCGCGCAGAACACGGTGAAGACCGTGGCGGCGTACGCGCAGGCGTCGTCGGCACCGGGCGTCCGGGTGGATGTCACGGCCGCAGACGCCAAGCTGGCGCAGCGCCGTGCCGAGGCCGTGCGTGACGCGCT from Lysobacter auxotrophicus encodes the following:
- a CDS encoding DUF4398 domain-containing protein, with the translated sequence MTRAEDADADQYAPQELGTARTELSQAQAAMSAGDQDEARRLSLAAAADADLAYARSREALATAELNQRRAEVDELRRRLQEAQP
- a CDS encoding OmpA family protein gives rise to the protein MLLAAALVACVAAAPASAADNPDAARLSQRLTALDADSTLNTFAAYERLQARQAVSTLDQAAKRDRPGALYVAERRVAVAESAARTQAMQRQVDQLDRERAELLVEASQRDAARARAENERLRLQAQMQAEEAERLRQQSEADAAAMQDVESALKGVAGAQTARLNAARDRQAKLAREEAELVTGGKLPSSKRDSRGEVFALDKGSFGSGKASLGSGAQNTVKTVAAYAQASSAPGVRVDVTAADAKLAQRRAEAVRDALVAGGWPQGQVQVSGKAGKSERTELVVQSK
- a CDS encoding PilT/PilU family type 4a pilus ATPase, whose protein sequence is MDIGYFLKLMTEKNASDMFLTTGAPVYIKVEGKLYPLGNTGLPPGMVKKIAYSLMDEGQVPLFERDLELNMALALPEAGRFRINVFKQRGEVGMVIRAIRSVIPSIEELQLPQVLKDIIMAPRGLVLIVGSTGSGKSTTLASMIDYRNSNISGHILTIEDPIEYLHKHKKSIVNQREVGLDTHAFHNALKNAMREAPDVILIGEILDATTMEAAIAFAETGHLCLATLHSNNADQTLERILNFFPEAAHKNVLMNLALNLRAVVSQRLVVGTDGRRVPAAEVLINTPHIRDLMRRGQVHEIKQAMEESLEEGMESFDQCLFRLHKEGRIDMEEALKAADSREGLALKFRLSEGSTGEHDPYADIYDTATQ
- the maiA gene encoding maleylacetoacetate isomerase — its product is MAAEHLRLYSYWRSSAAYRVRIGLNLKSLPYETVPVHLIRDGGEQHSAAFKDVNPQELVPVLQHGDRVMRQSVAILEYLDETWPEPPLLPAAARDRQRVRALAQVIACDIHPLNNLRVLQHFDRNWHVPQPERDAWVQHWVQEGFAALEAMLADHPSTGTFCEGNSPTLADCCLVPQVYNARRFAVDLSAYPTIMRIEKACLALPAFDAARPEKQPDAPVT